In one uncultured Methanoregula sp. genomic region, the following are encoded:
- a CDS encoding phosphoglycolate phosphatase — protein MLKALLTDIDGTITNSTRRIDTEAVELIRSLVDQGIEVVLASGNTPCFMEAISKMVGTQGSFIAENGGVFRAGYTGKPRLQGNQAECHRALETLQEYYRKQGKELELFSPTYRFVDLAFARTVPVEEVRSILGDQPVQVLDTGYAIHLQSPGINKGTALAALAPELGLTPDEFLAVGDSLNDIQMLRTAGIGAAVANAHPDTKAVAQYTAEKEYGKGFVEAVKKYYPYFRAR, from the coding sequence GTGTTGAAAGCGCTCCTGACGGATATTGACGGGACGATCACCAACAGTACCCGCAGGATAGATACAGAAGCCGTCGAGCTGATCCGTTCGCTCGTGGACCAGGGTATCGAAGTCGTGCTTGCAAGCGGGAATACTCCCTGCTTCATGGAAGCGATCTCCAAGATGGTGGGGACGCAGGGGAGCTTCATTGCCGAGAATGGCGGGGTCTTCCGGGCGGGGTATACCGGAAAGCCCCGCCTGCAGGGCAACCAGGCAGAATGCCACAGGGCGCTTGAAACGCTTCAGGAATATTACCGGAAGCAGGGAAAGGAACTGGAGCTCTTCAGCCCCACCTACCGGTTTGTCGATCTCGCTTTTGCCCGTACCGTCCCTGTTGAGGAAGTCAGATCCATCCTCGGGGATCAGCCGGTCCAGGTTCTTGACACCGGTTATGCAATCCACCTCCAGTCACCCGGCATCAATAAGGGAACAGCACTGGCAGCTCTCGCCCCGGAACTGGGGCTTACCCCGGATGAATTCCTTGCCGTCGGCGACTCTCTCAACGATATCCAGATGCTCAGGACAGCCGGTATCGGAGCAGCTGTAGCAAACGCTCACCCGGATACCAAAGCCGTTGCACAATATACCGCAGAAAAAGAGTATGGGAAGGGCTTTGTTGAAGCCGTTAAAAAATATTATCCTTATTTTCGGGCAAGATAG
- the radA gene encoding DNA repair and recombination protein RadA — translation MAEGPLEIEDLPGVGPSTADKLREAGYLSVESIATASPAELSEVSEISESVAKKIIKAAREAADVGGFKTGKDIFEARKDVRKLSFRVPELDALLGGGMETQAITEMYGEFGSGKSQIVHQMAVNVQLPVDLGGLDGSAIYIDTENTFRPERIEQMVNGLGLDDVPDAQEFLNNIHIARAHTSDHQMLLIDNSRELANELKGSDKPVKLFIIDSLTAHFRAEYAGRGTLAARQQKLNRHMHELFKLIDEHNAVGLVTNQVMSNPAVFFGDPTKPIGGNIVGHTATFRLYLRKSKGGKRIARLVDSPNLPEGEAPFMVEEAGLKSC, via the coding sequence ATGGCTGAAGGACCATTAGAGATTGAAGATTTACCGGGCGTAGGCCCGAGCACCGCAGACAAGCTTCGTGAAGCCGGTTACCTCTCGGTTGAGAGTATCGCAACCGCATCCCCCGCAGAACTCTCCGAAGTTTCGGAAATCTCCGAATCGGTCGCCAAGAAGATCATCAAGGCTGCCCGCGAGGCTGCCGATGTCGGCGGGTTCAAAACCGGCAAGGATATCTTTGAAGCCAGGAAGGATGTCCGGAAGCTCTCGTTCCGGGTTCCCGAGCTGGATGCCCTCCTTGGAGGGGGCATGGAGACACAGGCCATCACCGAGATGTACGGTGAATTTGGTTCCGGTAAGAGTCAGATCGTCCACCAGATGGCTGTCAATGTCCAGCTTCCCGTGGATCTCGGCGGCCTGGATGGCAGTGCCATCTACATAGATACCGAGAATACATTCCGCCCCGAGCGTATCGAGCAGATGGTCAACGGCCTCGGGCTCGATGACGTGCCGGATGCCCAGGAATTTTTGAACAATATCCATATCGCACGGGCACATACCTCGGATCACCAGATGCTCCTCATCGATAACTCCCGCGAGCTGGCAAACGAGCTCAAGGGAAGCGACAAGCCGGTCAAGCTCTTCATCATCGACTCGCTCACAGCCCATTTCCGTGCCGAGTATGCAGGCAGGGGCACCCTTGCAGCCAGGCAGCAGAAACTCAACCGGCACATGCATGAGCTCTTCAAACTTATTGACGAGCACAACGCGGTCGGCCTCGTGACCAACCAGGTCATGTCCAACCCGGCGGTCTTCTTCGGTGATCCCACCAAGCCCATCGGGGGAAACATCGTCGGACACACCGCAACTTTCCGGCTCTACCTCAGGAAGAGCAAGGGAGGGAAACGTATAGCACGTCTCGTGGACAGCCCCAACCTTCCCGAAGGCGAAGCACCGTTCATGGTTGAAGAGGCAGGTCTCAAGTCGTGTTGA
- a CDS encoding nucleic acid-binding protein, with product MLFHYALVDDLISKEDFERRVEAKIDDCGDLVDEPTAAMMVVGELGREHVKIRGLSAKSSLFSFFGKVVDKTDPKEFDRADGEKGWVATLLLGDETGATRVVLWDEKAGAALDTGIGEVLEVIGRHPGKSTKEIYALALRKASCEISCAVPAGAVSLSNEPVELDVVLLAVEPLRTFTKRDESTGEMIEAIIGDAEGTARVVAWVPELLRELPAGTPVHITNAKPNNRSEGRNFSLDEKSTVVVASHTVTVPFAPLSSVSDQGIYSVKGQVKQMQQPRSFTTKAGTASWVRNLLISDGNDELKIVLWGENALVPLNMGDLIEAYHATAKPGRFGGIELGVGRGSAFRIPDREARPITFSGTILAGPGCLFIDNGRERYLIEGSFSHGDEITVKGNLSGSRIIPESVEPVIITAADLLVRIQTFRQELQP from the coding sequence ATGCTATTCCACTACGCGCTCGTTGACGATCTCATATCAAAAGAGGATTTCGAAAGGCGCGTGGAGGCGAAGATCGACGACTGTGGCGATCTCGTGGACGAGCCGACTGCCGCCATGATGGTAGTAGGCGAACTGGGCCGCGAGCACGTGAAGATCAGGGGGCTGTCGGCAAAATCCAGTCTCTTCTCTTTTTTCGGGAAAGTTGTTGACAAGACTGATCCCAAGGAATTCGACCGGGCCGATGGGGAGAAAGGCTGGGTCGCCACCCTGCTGCTCGGGGATGAGACCGGTGCAACCCGGGTTGTGCTCTGGGATGAGAAAGCAGGAGCCGCCCTTGATACAGGAATCGGGGAAGTGCTTGAAGTCATCGGCCGTCATCCGGGAAAGAGTACAAAAGAGATCTATGCCCTTGCGTTGAGAAAAGCAAGCTGCGAGATATCCTGTGCAGTCCCCGCGGGAGCAGTAAGCCTCTCGAACGAGCCGGTGGAACTGGATGTAGTTCTGCTGGCAGTGGAACCACTCCGGACATTCACAAAACGGGACGAAAGCACCGGCGAGATGATTGAGGCGATCATTGGCGATGCTGAGGGGACCGCCAGGGTCGTGGCCTGGGTCCCGGAACTACTCAGGGAACTACCTGCGGGTACTCCCGTCCATATCACGAATGCAAAGCCCAACAACCGGTCGGAGGGGCGGAATTTCAGCCTTGACGAGAAGAGCACGGTAGTTGTTGCCAGCCACACGGTCACCGTTCCCTTTGCCCCACTGTCTTCGGTCAGCGATCAGGGCATATATTCCGTGAAGGGTCAAGTGAAGCAGATGCAGCAGCCACGATCGTTTACCACAAAAGCAGGCACGGCATCCTGGGTCAGGAACCTGCTCATCAGTGACGGGAACGATGAGCTGAAGATCGTACTCTGGGGGGAGAATGCCCTTGTCCCTCTGAACATGGGGGATCTGATCGAAGCGTACCATGCAACCGCAAAGCCGGGGAGGTTCGGGGGAATAGAACTCGGCGTCGGAAGGGGGAGTGCCTTCCGGATTCCAGACCGGGAGGCCCGGCCCATAACGTTCTCCGGAACAATTCTTGCCGGCCCGGGCTGCCTGTTCATCGATAACGGGAGGGAACGCTACCTCATTGAAGGATCATTTTCCCACGGAGACGAGATAACGGTGAAAGGAAACCTCTCCGGCAGCAGGATTATACCGGAATCCGTGGAGCCGGTGATCATAACGGCTGCGGATCTGCTCGTCCGGATCCAGACATTCCGGCAGGAACTCCAGCCGTAA